A single window of Pseudarthrobacter defluvii DNA harbors:
- a CDS encoding cytochrome c oxidase subunit 4, which produces MKIESWIFGSGVFFFLPISIIYGFLTGWGEWVGILGILLLAGLAGMIGAYLGFTGRRVGMRPEDRSDAEIHEGAGEQGHFSPWSWWPLVLGIACATGFLGLAIGIWITFIAGGIAVVALVGWVYEYSRGDHAH; this is translated from the coding sequence GTGAAAATTGAATCCTGGATCTTTGGTTCCGGAGTTTTCTTCTTCCTTCCCATCTCCATCATTTACGGTTTCCTGACCGGCTGGGGAGAATGGGTCGGCATCCTGGGCATCCTGCTGCTTGCAGGGCTGGCCGGCATGATCGGTGCCTACCTCGGGTTCACTGGCCGCCGCGTCGGCATGCGGCCTGAGGACCGCAGCGATGCAGAGATCCACGAGGGCGCCGGCGAACAGGGGCACTTCAGCCCTTGGAGCTGGTGGCCCCTGGTCCTGGGCATCGCCTGCGCCACAGGCTTCCTCGGTCTGGCCATAGGCATTTGGATCACCTTCATCGCAGGCGGCATTGCCGTGGTGGCCCTCGTTGGCTGGGTTTACGAATACAGCCGCGGAGACCACGCGCACTAA
- a CDS encoding HPr family phosphocarrier protein yields MPTQKAVVAAPVGLHARSAAVFVRAVTDTGLPVTISKAGAGQVDARSLLQVMTADFPQGCEVELAVSDSELEGALGRREAEEALQGLRVLLESQGAA; encoded by the coding sequence TTGCCAACCCAGAAAGCCGTGGTGGCTGCGCCCGTGGGCCTGCATGCACGTTCTGCCGCGGTATTCGTCCGCGCCGTCACCGATACCGGGCTTCCGGTAACCATCAGTAAGGCGGGCGCCGGGCAGGTTGATGCCCGCTCACTGCTGCAGGTGATGACTGCTGACTTTCCGCAGGGCTGCGAAGTGGAGCTGGCCGTCAGCGACAGCGAGCTGGAAGGAGCCCTGGGGCGCCGGGAAGCCGAGGAAGCGCTCCAGGGGCTCAGGGTGCTGCTGGAGTCACAGGGAGCCGCCTGA